A region of Anopheles merus strain MAF chromosome 2R, AmerM5.1, whole genome shotgun sequence DNA encodes the following proteins:
- the LOC121603726 gene encoding uncharacterized protein LOC121603726: protein MASQQALQQSFRVVVENVLNRWTALRLAVEHGMGGPLGLNTAIELIDYVTSYCTENKNVDAIDLREVLEEIMDQEFETICEDESTQEVSAVLIKYLRMLKEGKEEEVKAELHTMVPCEMWIVSGAKIKYQPIDDSGSESEEDTNDPEDMDVEPASAMDVGSEQVNPSTCGSSTKFIEEEAIDPGWTQVRGRRRR from the exons ATGGCGAGTCAACAAGCGCTGCAGCAATCGTTTCGCGTGGTGGTAGAAAACGTGCTGAATCGCTGGACTGCACTGCGGCTCGCGGTGGAGCATGGCATGGGAGGCCCGCTAGGACTAAAT ACTGCAATAGAGCTAATCGACTACGTAACATCGTACTGCACTGAGAACAAGAATGTTGACGCCATCGATCTGCGCGAGGTGTTGGAAGAGATAATGGATCAGGAATTTGAGACTATTTGTGAAGACGAATCCACTCAAG AGGTTAGCGCAGTGTTGATAAAGTACTTGAGAATGTTGAAGGAAGGCAAGGAGGAAGAAGTGAAGGCCGAACTACACACGATGGTCCCGTGCGAAATGTGGATAGTGAGTGGAGCAAAGATTAAGTATCAGCCAATAGACGACAGCGGTAGCGAAAGTGAGGAAGACACAAACGATCCAGAGGACATGGACGTGGAACCGGCATCGGCCATGGATGTAGGTTCGGAGCAGGTGAACCCAAGTACATGCGGTTCCAGCACAAAGTTTATTGAGGAGGAGGCCATCGATCCTGGATGGACGCAGGTTCGCGGTCGGCGGCGTCGATAG